A region of Salvia splendens isolate huo1 chromosome 17, SspV2, whole genome shotgun sequence DNA encodes the following proteins:
- the LOC121774672 gene encoding protein GFS12 isoform X4 → MDSAAKMCLECLQRRIEADFSGRLTFLHSVSDYRLPFASAAVVQVSNSDLATPPQFVFNYMPYRTTDCFSKYVDEFCVIEGDITESSSTVKQVQAEVSVGISSDTSSDFDTASTECRHFSNGRVLDGCATCKISTRFSCSRAITSLAPTALIGHVSFELFEEIASSFSSGSFEGQLLHSLCQLIEGKSAGRDGANFLSLLGLPSFKENGFPGCIRHPNICPILGVLKSPTDICLVLPKTPFTLENIMHYSPAALQFDWKIQFLIYQLLSALSYLHGLGIAHGNLSPSNILLTDTSWCWLQISEKQLLNTALDPSGKSLELSAGSHCFEGCPSHALYADLSLLNSVNWQSCFYSWWKGELSNFEYLLVLNRLAGRRWGDHTFYSVMPWVIDFSVKPDENNIAGWRDLSKSKWRLAKGDEQLDFTYSTSEMPHHVSDECLSELAVCSYKARRLPLSVLRQAVRSVYEPNEYPSNMQRLYQWTPDECIPEFYCDPHIFNSLHSGMPDLAVPSWAGTSEEFVKLHRDALESNRVSLQMHKWIDITFGYKMSGEAAIAAKNVMLPASTSNVPRSTGRRQLFSQPHPPRQIARRKTHHNNNGQPENNSQSEVDSVEGGDFLIKTNHLNKLEEATSFCEKSWHLDPCYNVHSSDCLKNNTSENELSTDIGRNVSPRKPDSTRNYCEKSTIDSNSLLENIEEGDDSVGYQELMLWRQACSPKINSKRAADDIFSVGCILAELHMGKPLFGSSSLASYLDSGILPGSVQDIPHHMKVIVKACIENDWKRRPSVKCLLESPYFPKSVKSSYYFLAAFHGLSRNDLRLQYAATFAKQGALKRMGAFGAAMCAPYCLPLIVTSASDAEAEWAYLLLAEFLKCLKSEAVMKFVVPSVQRVLQGTGYSHLKVSLLQGSFMQDLWNRIGKQAYFETIHLLIISNLCIAPHKSSTSAASVLLIGFSEELGVPVTVHQTILPLMLSFGKGICNDGIDVLIRIGGLIGEKFVVKQILPLLNTVVNSCICTLSVSKPEPVQSWGSSALIDCLTTLDGLVPVLTTETIVKELIEDRDSPYVKIIMHRDIGIQVVNDIFDLASSGRVASCDGTVHIWNGQTGRLISIFSERSLASSTQLAERDEDNMLHFNPLPSGMLSSAFHGNSYTTMDYLGFSDRLIVGTGNGSLRFIDVNQGQKLHLWRSECVDSGFPPIISSICSSSSVRMSPEESMGFPSWIAAASSTGQCRLFDLRSGKIISSWQAHDGYVTELAATADYQLVSSSLDKTLRIWDLRRNWSSEQRVFRGYSDGVSGFSVWGQNIISICRNKIGLSSLQSHADEDGHYRASLQHVYMADGEAKNASVLSAITILPFSRLFLLGTEDGYLKICC, encoded by the exons ATGGATAGTGCCGCAAAAATGTGTTTGGAGTGTCTTCAACGGCGTATCGAAGCTGATTTTTCCGGCAGGCTCACCTTCCTCCACAGCGTCTCCGACTATCGGCTCCCCTTCGCCTCAGCGGCTGTCGTACAG GTCTCCAATTCCGACCTAGCCACGCCGCCGCAATTCGTTTTCAATTATATGCCTTATCGCACCACCGATTGCTTCTCAAAATACGT TGATgaattttgtgtaattgaagGAGACATCACAGAGTCATCGTCTACTGTGAAGCAAGTTCAAGCAGAGGTCAGTGTTGGAATTTCTAGTGATACAAGTTCTGATTTTGATACTGCATCAACTGAATGCCGCCATTTCTCCAATGGTCGCGTTCTTGATGGTTGTGCAACGTGTAAAATTTCCACTAGGTTTTCTTGCTCGAGGGCAATTACTTCATTGGCTCCAACTGCACTCATCGGCCATGTATCCTTTGAGTTATTTGAAGAAATTGCTTCGAGTTTCTCATCTGGCTCATTTGAAGGCCAGCTTTTGCATTCACTGTGTCAACTTATAGAGGGAAAATCTGCTGGACGAGACGGTGCAAACTTTCTCAGTTTGCTGGGGCTGCCATCATTTAAAGAGAATGGCTTTCCTGGCTGCATAAGGCATCCAAACATTTGTCCAATTTTAGGAGTGCTAAAGTCACCTACAGATATTTGTCTGGTGCTTCCAAAGACACCATTTACCCTCGAAAACATTATGCACTACAGCCCTGCTGCCTTACAATTTGATTGGAAGATACAATTTCTTATCTACCAGCTGCTTTCAGCTCTATCTTACTTGCATGGTCTAGGCATTGCTCATGGGAATTTAAGCCCCTCCAACATTCTGCTGACGGACACATCTTGGTGTTGGTTGCAAATTAGTGAGAAGCAGCTGCTGAACACAGCTTTGGATCCAAGTGGCAAGTCTCTTGAGCTTTCTGCTGGTAGTCATTGTTTCGAAGGCTGTCCATCCCATGCCCTTTATGCTGATTTGAGTCTCTTAAACTCTGTAAATTGGCAATCTTGTTTCTATAGCTGGTGGAAAGGGGAGCTGAGCAATTTTGAGTATCTTCTCGTTTTAAACAGATTGGCAGGAAGGAGGTGGGGTGACCACACATTTTACTCAGTCATGCCTTGGGTTATTGATTTTAGTGTCAAACCTGATGAAAATAACATTGCTGGTTGGAGAGATCTTAGCAAGAGTAAGTGGCGCTTAGCAAAAGGTGATGAACAATTGGATTTCACTTACTCCACATCTGAAATGCCTCATCATGTGTCTGATGAGTGCCTTTCTGAACTCGCTGTTTGCAGTTATAAGGCCAGGAGGTTGCCTTTGAGTGTTTTAAGACAAGCTGTTCGTTCAGTTTATGAACCCAATGAGTACCCTTCTAACATGCAAAGATTGTACCAGTGGACACCTGATGAATGTATTCCTGAATTTTATTGTGATCCCCACATATTTAACTCTCTGCATTCTGGTATGCCTGATTTGGCTGTGCCTTCATGGGCAGGAACTTCAGAGGAGTTCGTTAAGCTGCATCGAGATGCTCTTGAAAGCAATCGAGTTTCCCTCCAAATGCATAAATGGATTGACATCACCTTTGGCTACAAAATGTCTGGTGAAGCCGCTATTGCTGCTAAGAATGTGATGTTGCCAGCATCAACCTCCAATGTACCAAGGTCTACAGGCCGCCGCCAGCTTTTTAGCCAACCTCACCCTCCACGTCAAATTGCTCGTAGGAAAACTCATCACAACAACAACGGGCAACCTGAAAACAATAGTCAATCAGAAGTAGACTCTGTTGAGGGTGGGGATTTTCTTATTAAGACTAATCATTTAAATAAATTGGAAGAAGCAACTTCTTTCTGTGAGAAATCATGGCATTTAGATCCTTGTTATAATGTTCATTCTAGTGACTGTTTGAAGAATAACACCAGTGAAAATGAACTTTCGACTGATATTGGTAGAAATGTATCACCTAGAAAACCTGACTCTACAAGGAACTACTGTGAGAAATCAACTATCGACTCAAATTCTCTTCTTGAGAATATTGAGGAGGGTGATGACTCAGTTGGTTATCAAGAATTAATGCTTTGGAGGCAAGCGTGCTCCCCCAAGATAAATTCCAAAAGAGCTGCAGATGATATATTTTCTGTTGGATGTATTTTAGCAGAACTTCATATGGGAAAGCCACTTTTTGGTTCGAGTTCATTGGCTTCGTATTTAGATAGTGGAATCCTACCAGGTTCAGTGCAAGATATCCCACATCATATGAAAGTTATTGTTAAAGCTTGCATTGAGAACGATTGGAAAAG GAGGCCTTCTGTCAAATGCCTTCTAGAGTCTCCTTACTTCCCAAAATCAGTGAAATCATCCTACTACTTTTTAGCCGCATTTCACGGCCTCTCAAGAAATGATTTGCGTCTTCAATATGCTGCAACATTTGCAAAACAAGGAGCATTGAAAAGAATGGGAGCTTTTGGTGCTGCGATGTGTGCTCCTTATTGCTTACCTCTCATAGTAACTTCTGCTTCAGATGCCGAAGCTGAATGGGCTTATTTGCTGCTGGCAGAATTCCTTAAATGTCTGAAATCAGAAGCAGTGATGAAATTTGTTGTGCCATCTGTCCAGAGAGTTCTGCAG GGTACAGGGTACTCACACTTGAAGGTTTCTCTTCTTCAAGGCTCATTTATGCAGGATCTATGGAATAGGATTGGGAAACAAGCATACTTTGAGACAATACACCTGCTTATTATATCAAATTTGTGCATTGCTCCTCATAAAAGTTCAACATCTGCAGCTTCTGTTCTGCTGATTGGGTTTAGCGAAGAGCTTGGTGTGCCAGTTACAGTTCATCAG ACGATTTTGCCTCTAATGCTCTCTTTTGGAAAAGGAATATGCAATGACGGAATTGATGTGTTGATTAGAATTG GTGGACTTATTGGGGAAAAGTTCGTTGTGAAACAAATTCTGCCATTGTTAAATACTGTCGTCAATTCATGTATCTGTACTTTGAGTGTTAGTAAACCTGAACCTGTTCAGAGTTGGGGCTCTTCGGCGCTGATAGATTGTCTGACAACACTAGATGGTCTTGTTCCTGTTTTGACAACTGAGACAATTGTTAAGGAGCTGATTGAG GACAGAGATTCCCCCTACGTTAAGATTATCATGCACCGAGACATTGGAATACAG GTTGTAAATGACATTTTCGATTTGGCATCCTCTGGACGTGTAGCTTCTTGTGATGGAACAGTACATATATGGAATGGACAGACTGGAAGACTAATTTCTATCTTCTCTGAACGATCTTTGGCATCCTCGACACAATTGGCAGAAAGAGATGAAGATAACATGCTTCATTTTAATCCATTACCAAGTGGAATGCTTAGTAGTGCTTTTCATGGGAATTCTTACACTACTATGGACTATCTGGGGTTCAGCGATAGACTTATTGTGGGTACTGGAAATGGATCTCTAAG ATTCATTGATGTCAATCAAGGTCAGAAACTTCATCTATGGAGGAGTGAATGTGTTGATTCTGGTTTCCCTCCCATTATTTCATCCATTTGCTCATCTAGCTCTGTTAGAATGTCTCCCGAGGAAAGTATGGGATTTCCGTCGTGGATTGCAGCTGCGTCCAGCACTGGGCAATGTAGGCTGTTTGACTTAAGAAGTGGAAAGATTATTTCTTCATGGCAGGCTCATGATGGATATGTGACAGAG CTGGCTGCAACTGCAGATTATCAGCTTGTTTCTAGTTCTCTTGACAAGACTCTGCGAATATGGGATTTGAGAAG GAATTGGAGCTCGGAACAGAGAGTATTCAGAGGATACAGCGACGGGGTTTCTGGTTTCTCAGTGTGGGGGCAAAACATAATCTCAATATGTAGAAATAAAATCGGCCTTTCTTCTTTACAAAGCCATGCCGATGAA GATGGGCATTATCGTGCGAGCCTTCAGCATGTGTACATGGCAGATGGGGAAGCAAAGAATGCATCGGTGCTGTCTGCAATTACTATTCTACCCTTTTCGCGCCTTTTTCTTCTAGGAACAGAAGACGGCTATTTGAAAATTTGTTGTTAG
- the LOC121774672 gene encoding protein GFS12 isoform X1, which translates to MDSAAKMCLECLQRRIEADFSGRLTFLHSVSDYRLPFASAAVVQVSNSDLATPPQFVFNYMPYRTTDCFSKYVDEFCVIEGDITESSSTVKQVQAEVSVGISSDTSSDFDTASTECRHFSNGRVLDGCATCKISTRFSCSRAITSLAPTALIGHVSFELFEEIASSFSSGSFEGQLLHSLCQLIEGKSAGRDGANFLSLLGLPSFKENGFPGCIRHPNICPILGVLKSPTDICLVLPKTPFTLENIMHYSPAALQFDWKIQFLIYQLLSALSYLHGLGIAHGNLSPSNILLTDTSWCWLQISEKQLLNTALDPSGKSLELSAGSHCFEGCPSHALYADLSLLNSVNWQSCFYSWWKGELSNFEYLLVLNRLAGRRWGDHTFYSVMPWVIDFSVKPDENNIAGWRDLSKSKWRLAKGDEQLDFTYSTSEMPHHVSDECLSELAVCSYKARRLPLSVLRQAVRSVYEPNEYPSNMQRLYQWTPDECIPEFYCDPHIFNSLHSGMPDLAVPSWAGTSEEFVKLHRDALESNRVSLQMHKWIDITFGYKMSGEAAIAAKNVMLPASTSNVPRSTGRRQLFSQPHPPRQIARRKTHHNNNGQPENNSQSEVDSVEGGDFLIKTNHLNKLEEATSFCEKSWHLDPCYNVHSSDCLKNNTSENELSTDIGRNVSPRKPDSTRNYCEKSTIDSNSLLENIEEGDDSVGYQELMLWRQACSPKINSKRAADDIFSVGCILAELHMGKPLFGSSSLASYLDSGILPGSVQDIPHHMKVIVKACIENDWKRRPSVKCLLESPYFPKSVKSSYYFLAAFHGLSRNDLRLQYAATFAKQGALKRMGAFGAAMCAPYCLPLIVTSASDAEAEWAYLLLAEFLKCLKSEAVMKFVVPSVQRVLQGTGYSHLKVSLLQGSFMQDLWNRIGKQAYFETIHLLIISNLCIAPHKSSTSAASVLLIGFSEELGVPVTVHQTILPLMLSFGKGICNDGIDVLIRIGGLIGEKFVVKQILPLLNTVVNSCICTLSVSKPEPVQSWGSSALIDCLTTLDGLVPVLTTETIVKELIEDRDSPYVKIIMHRDIGIQVRQNATKSLIRVCQQIGPDSTALHVLPNLKELFDEFAFSQKNTYSVNLTGNMSGSKVKVGEEDCIENRMDLWLLLYPQFASLLGIERLRQCCATWLLIEQFLLRHHNWRWECAGDSYRSVPDSPSGRRLSQKGSASENTSAKLLLNGVGWSRPQSQGKKSTKTITPSKSMYELYQNPAERIGTTSSLGLQEPWYWFPSPASNWNGLDFATRAGGLKDELPWKIRASIVQSVRAHHGALRSFAVCQNEYTVFTAGVGPGFKGNIQKWDLSRVYCMSSYNGHDEVVNDIFDLASSGRVASCDGTVHIWNGQTGRLISIFSERSLASSTQLAERDEDNMLHFNPLPSGMLSSAFHGNSYTTMDYLGFSDRLIVGTGNGSLRFIDVNQGQKLHLWRSECVDSGFPPIISSICSSSSVRMSPEESMGFPSWIAAASSTGQCRLFDLRSGKIISSWQAHDGYVTELAATADYQLVSSSLDKTLRIWDLRRNWSSEQRVFRGYSDGVSGFSVWGQNIISICRNKIGLSSLQSHADEDGHYRASLQHVYMADGEAKNASVLSAITILPFSRLFLLGTEDGYLKICC; encoded by the exons ATGGATAGTGCCGCAAAAATGTGTTTGGAGTGTCTTCAACGGCGTATCGAAGCTGATTTTTCCGGCAGGCTCACCTTCCTCCACAGCGTCTCCGACTATCGGCTCCCCTTCGCCTCAGCGGCTGTCGTACAG GTCTCCAATTCCGACCTAGCCACGCCGCCGCAATTCGTTTTCAATTATATGCCTTATCGCACCACCGATTGCTTCTCAAAATACGT TGATgaattttgtgtaattgaagGAGACATCACAGAGTCATCGTCTACTGTGAAGCAAGTTCAAGCAGAGGTCAGTGTTGGAATTTCTAGTGATACAAGTTCTGATTTTGATACTGCATCAACTGAATGCCGCCATTTCTCCAATGGTCGCGTTCTTGATGGTTGTGCAACGTGTAAAATTTCCACTAGGTTTTCTTGCTCGAGGGCAATTACTTCATTGGCTCCAACTGCACTCATCGGCCATGTATCCTTTGAGTTATTTGAAGAAATTGCTTCGAGTTTCTCATCTGGCTCATTTGAAGGCCAGCTTTTGCATTCACTGTGTCAACTTATAGAGGGAAAATCTGCTGGACGAGACGGTGCAAACTTTCTCAGTTTGCTGGGGCTGCCATCATTTAAAGAGAATGGCTTTCCTGGCTGCATAAGGCATCCAAACATTTGTCCAATTTTAGGAGTGCTAAAGTCACCTACAGATATTTGTCTGGTGCTTCCAAAGACACCATTTACCCTCGAAAACATTATGCACTACAGCCCTGCTGCCTTACAATTTGATTGGAAGATACAATTTCTTATCTACCAGCTGCTTTCAGCTCTATCTTACTTGCATGGTCTAGGCATTGCTCATGGGAATTTAAGCCCCTCCAACATTCTGCTGACGGACACATCTTGGTGTTGGTTGCAAATTAGTGAGAAGCAGCTGCTGAACACAGCTTTGGATCCAAGTGGCAAGTCTCTTGAGCTTTCTGCTGGTAGTCATTGTTTCGAAGGCTGTCCATCCCATGCCCTTTATGCTGATTTGAGTCTCTTAAACTCTGTAAATTGGCAATCTTGTTTCTATAGCTGGTGGAAAGGGGAGCTGAGCAATTTTGAGTATCTTCTCGTTTTAAACAGATTGGCAGGAAGGAGGTGGGGTGACCACACATTTTACTCAGTCATGCCTTGGGTTATTGATTTTAGTGTCAAACCTGATGAAAATAACATTGCTGGTTGGAGAGATCTTAGCAAGAGTAAGTGGCGCTTAGCAAAAGGTGATGAACAATTGGATTTCACTTACTCCACATCTGAAATGCCTCATCATGTGTCTGATGAGTGCCTTTCTGAACTCGCTGTTTGCAGTTATAAGGCCAGGAGGTTGCCTTTGAGTGTTTTAAGACAAGCTGTTCGTTCAGTTTATGAACCCAATGAGTACCCTTCTAACATGCAAAGATTGTACCAGTGGACACCTGATGAATGTATTCCTGAATTTTATTGTGATCCCCACATATTTAACTCTCTGCATTCTGGTATGCCTGATTTGGCTGTGCCTTCATGGGCAGGAACTTCAGAGGAGTTCGTTAAGCTGCATCGAGATGCTCTTGAAAGCAATCGAGTTTCCCTCCAAATGCATAAATGGATTGACATCACCTTTGGCTACAAAATGTCTGGTGAAGCCGCTATTGCTGCTAAGAATGTGATGTTGCCAGCATCAACCTCCAATGTACCAAGGTCTACAGGCCGCCGCCAGCTTTTTAGCCAACCTCACCCTCCACGTCAAATTGCTCGTAGGAAAACTCATCACAACAACAACGGGCAACCTGAAAACAATAGTCAATCAGAAGTAGACTCTGTTGAGGGTGGGGATTTTCTTATTAAGACTAATCATTTAAATAAATTGGAAGAAGCAACTTCTTTCTGTGAGAAATCATGGCATTTAGATCCTTGTTATAATGTTCATTCTAGTGACTGTTTGAAGAATAACACCAGTGAAAATGAACTTTCGACTGATATTGGTAGAAATGTATCACCTAGAAAACCTGACTCTACAAGGAACTACTGTGAGAAATCAACTATCGACTCAAATTCTCTTCTTGAGAATATTGAGGAGGGTGATGACTCAGTTGGTTATCAAGAATTAATGCTTTGGAGGCAAGCGTGCTCCCCCAAGATAAATTCCAAAAGAGCTGCAGATGATATATTTTCTGTTGGATGTATTTTAGCAGAACTTCATATGGGAAAGCCACTTTTTGGTTCGAGTTCATTGGCTTCGTATTTAGATAGTGGAATCCTACCAGGTTCAGTGCAAGATATCCCACATCATATGAAAGTTATTGTTAAAGCTTGCATTGAGAACGATTGGAAAAG GAGGCCTTCTGTCAAATGCCTTCTAGAGTCTCCTTACTTCCCAAAATCAGTGAAATCATCCTACTACTTTTTAGCCGCATTTCACGGCCTCTCAAGAAATGATTTGCGTCTTCAATATGCTGCAACATTTGCAAAACAAGGAGCATTGAAAAGAATGGGAGCTTTTGGTGCTGCGATGTGTGCTCCTTATTGCTTACCTCTCATAGTAACTTCTGCTTCAGATGCCGAAGCTGAATGGGCTTATTTGCTGCTGGCAGAATTCCTTAAATGTCTGAAATCAGAAGCAGTGATGAAATTTGTTGTGCCATCTGTCCAGAGAGTTCTGCAG GGTACAGGGTACTCACACTTGAAGGTTTCTCTTCTTCAAGGCTCATTTATGCAGGATCTATGGAATAGGATTGGGAAACAAGCATACTTTGAGACAATACACCTGCTTATTATATCAAATTTGTGCATTGCTCCTCATAAAAGTTCAACATCTGCAGCTTCTGTTCTGCTGATTGGGTTTAGCGAAGAGCTTGGTGTGCCAGTTACAGTTCATCAG ACGATTTTGCCTCTAATGCTCTCTTTTGGAAAAGGAATATGCAATGACGGAATTGATGTGTTGATTAGAATTG GTGGACTTATTGGGGAAAAGTTCGTTGTGAAACAAATTCTGCCATTGTTAAATACTGTCGTCAATTCATGTATCTGTACTTTGAGTGTTAGTAAACCTGAACCTGTTCAGAGTTGGGGCTCTTCGGCGCTGATAGATTGTCTGACAACACTAGATGGTCTTGTTCCTGTTTTGACAACTGAGACAATTGTTAAGGAGCTGATTGAG GACAGAGATTCCCCCTACGTTAAGATTATCATGCACCGAGACATTGGAATACAGGTGCGTCAG AATGCTACCAAGAGTCTTATCAGAGTTTGCCAGCAGATTGGCCCAGATTCAACTGCATTGCATGTTCTGCCAAACCTAAAGGAGTTATTCGATGAGTTTGCTTTTTCTCAGAAGAACACATATTCTGTCAATTTGACTGGGAACATGTCAGGGTCTAAAGTGAAAGTGGGTGAGGAAGATTGCATTGAAAACCGAATGGACTTGTG GTTACTTTTATATCCTCAATTTGCTTCTCTACTTGGAATAGAGAGACTCCGCCAGTGCTGTGCTACATGGTTGCTCATTGAGCAGTTCCTTTTACGACATCATAATTGGAGG TGGGAATGTGCAGGGGATTCCTATCGAAGTGTTCCAGATAGCCCAAGTGGTAGAAGACTCTCTCAGAAGGGCTCAGCATCTGAAAACACATCTGCTAAACTCTTACTCAATGGGGTTGGATGGTCAAGACCACAATCACAGGGTAAAAAGAGTACCAAAACCATCACACCGAGTAAAAGTATGTATGAGTTGTACCAGAATCCGGCTGAGAGGATTGGAACAACTTCAAGTTTAGGACTGCAGGAACCTTGGTATTGGTTTCCTAGTCCTGCATCTAATTGGAATGGGCTTGATTTTGCAACTCGTGCTGGAGGTCTAAAGGATGAACTTCCATGGAAAATCAGAGCATCTATCGTACAATCTGTTCGTGCACATCATGGAGCTCTGAGATCTTTTGCTGTTTGTCAGAATGAGTATACTGTTTTCACAGCAGGTGTTGGGCCAGGATTCAAAGGAAATATTCAGAAGTGGGATTTGTCAAGGGTGTACTGCATGTCAAGCTATAATGGTCATGATGAG GTTGTAAATGACATTTTCGATTTGGCATCCTCTGGACGTGTAGCTTCTTGTGATGGAACAGTACATATATGGAATGGACAGACTGGAAGACTAATTTCTATCTTCTCTGAACGATCTTTGGCATCCTCGACACAATTGGCAGAAAGAGATGAAGATAACATGCTTCATTTTAATCCATTACCAAGTGGAATGCTTAGTAGTGCTTTTCATGGGAATTCTTACACTACTATGGACTATCTGGGGTTCAGCGATAGACTTATTGTGGGTACTGGAAATGGATCTCTAAG ATTCATTGATGTCAATCAAGGTCAGAAACTTCATCTATGGAGGAGTGAATGTGTTGATTCTGGTTTCCCTCCCATTATTTCATCCATTTGCTCATCTAGCTCTGTTAGAATGTCTCCCGAGGAAAGTATGGGATTTCCGTCGTGGATTGCAGCTGCGTCCAGCACTGGGCAATGTAGGCTGTTTGACTTAAGAAGTGGAAAGATTATTTCTTCATGGCAGGCTCATGATGGATATGTGACAGAG CTGGCTGCAACTGCAGATTATCAGCTTGTTTCTAGTTCTCTTGACAAGACTCTGCGAATATGGGATTTGAGAAG GAATTGGAGCTCGGAACAGAGAGTATTCAGAGGATACAGCGACGGGGTTTCTGGTTTCTCAGTGTGGGGGCAAAACATAATCTCAATATGTAGAAATAAAATCGGCCTTTCTTCTTTACAAAGCCATGCCGATGAA GATGGGCATTATCGTGCGAGCCTTCAGCATGTGTACATGGCAGATGGGGAAGCAAAGAATGCATCGGTGCTGTCTGCAATTACTATTCTACCCTTTTCGCGCCTTTTTCTTCTAGGAACAGAAGACGGCTATTTGAAAATTTGTTGTTAG